The following are encoded together in the Pseudoalteromonas ruthenica genome:
- a CDS encoding LysM peptidoglycan-binding domain-containing protein gives MSSKPPVNNDIVKTEAQSPSVSEKAVPPSVQPKQPQQTPQQVDDVWQRIRMQLSFADSTHPDVMKRVDWYLSHPNYMDEISRRAEPYLYHIVTEVEARNLPIELALMPLIESDFDASAYSHKHASGLWQLTPSLAQYFGVKITPWYDGRQDVFDSTAAALDFIEYLYKRFDGNWYHTIAAYNVGEGRVRNAIAANKKAGKSTDFFALKLPKQTRKYVPKLLAAVHLLKHEKMDFPAIDNSPAISPLPIKGAVILADKSQWQDVQDLNHGVIRFPAIIDAPHLVVPKAKQQHWQQAIAKQQSSDYSQWQHYTIAKGDSLSVIAERYALSVKQLKTFNNLSSDRIRIGDKLILPVLADEQIEHKVSSGESLWKIARHYQVSIAKLKQWNNLSSNILQVGDTLTVFLSRS, from the coding sequence ATGAGCTCGAAGCCCCCTGTAAACAATGACATCGTAAAAACCGAGGCTCAGTCTCCAAGTGTAAGTGAAAAGGCGGTACCGCCGTCAGTGCAACCGAAACAGCCGCAACAAACGCCGCAACAAGTGGACGATGTATGGCAGCGTATCCGTATGCAATTGAGCTTTGCAGACTCGACTCACCCGGATGTGATGAAGCGCGTTGACTGGTATTTATCACATCCTAATTATATGGATGAAATAAGCCGTCGTGCCGAGCCTTACTTGTATCATATAGTGACAGAGGTAGAAGCGCGAAACCTGCCAATAGAATTAGCGCTAATGCCGCTGATTGAGAGTGACTTTGATGCCAGCGCCTACTCTCACAAGCATGCTAGCGGCCTATGGCAGTTAACGCCTTCGCTTGCTCAATACTTTGGCGTTAAAATCACGCCTTGGTACGACGGCCGTCAAGATGTATTCGACAGCACAGCGGCGGCGCTGGACTTTATTGAGTACCTGTATAAGCGTTTTGATGGCAACTGGTATCATACTATTGCTGCATACAATGTTGGCGAAGGTCGAGTGCGCAATGCTATTGCAGCCAATAAAAAAGCTGGGAAAAGCACGGACTTTTTCGCGCTCAAACTGCCCAAACAAACACGCAAATATGTGCCCAAACTGCTTGCTGCAGTGCATTTGCTAAAACATGAAAAAATGGACTTCCCAGCAATTGATAACAGCCCAGCCATTTCGCCTCTCCCCATCAAAGGCGCAGTTATTTTAGCCGATAAGTCGCAATGGCAAGATGTGCAAGACCTCAATCACGGCGTAATCCGCTTTCCTGCGATCATCGACGCTCCGCATTTAGTCGTACCCAAGGCTAAACAGCAACACTGGCAGCAAGCCATTGCCAAACAACAAAGTAGTGATTACAGCCAATGGCAGCATTACACCATTGCCAAGGGGGATAGTTTAAGTGTTATTGCCGAGCGTTATGCTCTTAGTGTTAAGCAGCTAAAGACGTTTAATAACCTTAGCTCCGATCGCATTCGCATTGGTGATAAGCTGATTTTACCGGTATTAGCCGATGAGCAAATCGAACATAAGGTCAGCTCGGGGGAGAGCTTATGGAAAATTGCCCGCCATTACCAAGTGAGCATTGCCAAATTAAAACAGTGGAACAACCTTTCAAGCAATATATTACAGGTTGGCGACACTCTCACCGTGTTTCTATCACGCAGTTAA
- a CDS encoding sensor histidine kinase, whose translation MSANTKLSLLLAGVILTALGAQYSWYSLQLPALTTGMVLVALACICSILVLFKRQSRQAQLALKALANGDSSLGLPRNHPMRVQYNEVKEQILQARLAAEQQAQFMQTLLIHIDMAVLVFDAQGNIIEQNPAVARLLGAPVKDLQSLAQLGEFISEAQSQCQSTALWQRGEQQDTLSIQISLATIQGQELKIVTLQSIHEQLLLKEQQAYKRLTRVLTHEIANSITPLSSLAHTCTGLLPQGLSFTDSEDKEDLALALQTLHSRTEGLSAFIARFRSISNLPKPDLKAQSLADVVTRCCALFKTDLEQQHIALKLQTHSDTLVMCDAQQIEQVLINLIKNAIEAMSVNCADKTLSMVVDKNNQGQLYIAVCDTGGGISKQAQEMMFVPFFTTKQQGSGIGLALSKQIMVSHGGDLTYHEQPQGACLRCVFG comes from the coding sequence ATGTCTGCAAATACAAAACTGTCGTTATTGTTAGCTGGCGTTATACTCACGGCATTAGGCGCCCAATATAGTTGGTACAGCTTACAATTACCGGCGCTAACCACAGGCATGGTATTGGTCGCACTGGCCTGCATTTGCAGTATTTTAGTGCTGTTTAAACGCCAAAGCCGCCAAGCGCAATTAGCACTTAAAGCCCTAGCTAACGGGGATAGTAGCCTAGGGTTGCCTCGCAACCATCCTATGCGGGTACAGTATAACGAAGTTAAAGAGCAAATCTTGCAAGCCCGGTTGGCTGCGGAGCAACAAGCCCAGTTTATGCAAACCCTGCTAATCCATATCGATATGGCGGTGTTAGTGTTCGATGCGCAGGGCAATATTATTGAGCAAAACCCGGCTGTCGCAAGGCTGCTCGGGGCTCCCGTGAAAGATCTGCAATCGTTAGCTCAGCTCGGTGAGTTTATTAGTGAAGCACAAAGTCAGTGTCAATCAACCGCTCTATGGCAGCGAGGAGAACAGCAGGACACCTTGTCTATACAAATAAGCTTGGCCACCATCCAAGGGCAAGAGCTAAAAATTGTCACTTTGCAGTCGATTCATGAGCAATTACTACTGAAAGAACAACAAGCCTATAAGCGCTTAACGCGCGTTCTCACGCACGAAATTGCCAACTCGATTACCCCGCTGTCATCATTGGCACACACCTGCACCGGTCTGTTGCCACAAGGCCTGAGTTTTACCGATAGCGAAGATAAAGAAGACTTAGCACTCGCCTTACAAACCCTGCATAGCCGCACTGAAGGGTTAAGCGCCTTTATCGCACGTTTTCGATCCATCAGTAATCTGCCCAAGCCAGATCTCAAGGCGCAATCTCTTGCAGATGTGGTAACACGTTGTTGTGCCCTATTCAAAACAGACTTGGAGCAACAGCATATTGCTCTAAAGCTACAAACCCACAGCGACACTTTAGTGATGTGTGATGCCCAGCAAATTGAGCAGGTATTAATTAACCTGATCAAAAATGCCATAGAAGCGATGAGTGTGAACTGTGCAGACAAAACCTTGTCTATGGTTGTTGATAAAAATAACCAAGGGCAGTTATACATTGCCGTGTGTGATACCGGTGGTGGCATCAGTAAACAAGCTCAAGAAATGATGTTTGTGCCTTTTTTCACCACTAAACAGCAAGGTTCAGGGATAGGTTTAGCGCTAAGCAAACAAATTATGGTTAGCCATGGTGGCGACCTAACCTACCATGAACAACCCCAAGGGGCATGTTTACGCTGCGTCTTTGGCTAA
- a CDS encoding F0F1 ATP synthase subunit epsilon: MAAMTVHLDVVSAEEMIFSGRVESLQVTGSEGELGIMPGHAPLLTALKPGMVRLVKQLGGEEIIYVAGGTLEVQPHNVTVLADTAVRAEELDEQAAEQAKREAQEQMDKAGSGELDYHKAAIQLEEALAQLRVIRQLRNS; this comes from the coding sequence ATGGCAGCTATGACCGTACATCTTGATGTTGTAAGCGCTGAAGAGATGATTTTCTCTGGCCGCGTAGAATCACTTCAAGTGACAGGTAGTGAAGGTGAGCTTGGTATTATGCCTGGCCACGCACCGCTACTAACTGCCCTCAAACCTGGAATGGTCCGTTTAGTAAAGCAACTAGGTGGTGAAGAAATCATCTATGTTGCTGGCGGTACATTAGAGGTACAACCTCATAATGTAACTGTCCTTGCAGATACCGCTGTACGAGCTGAAGAGCTTGACGAACAAGCGGCAGAGCAGGCTAAGCGTGAAGCGCAAGAGCAAATGGATAAAGCTGGCAGTGGCGAGCTTGATTACCATAAAGCTGCGATCCAACTCGAAGAGGCGCTTGCGCAGCTTCGTGTTATTCGTCAATTGCGTAACAGCTAA
- the glmU gene encoding bifunctional UDP-N-acetylglucosamine diphosphorylase/glucosamine-1-phosphate N-acetyltransferase GlmU: MNLTTVILAAGKGTRMRSKLPKVLHPVAGKPMVQHVIDNAKALGATSTNLVYGHGGELLKQQLGHNEVNWVLQEQQLGTGHAVAVAKEHIGDDDRVLILYGDVPLTKQETLEGLLKATPERGLAVLTVDLADPNGYGRMLRDNGKLVGIVEQKDANEEQLKITEINTGIMACHGGLLKKWLGNLSNSNAQGEYYLTDIVAMAHSEGVEISSSQPSHPMEVEGANNRVQLAQLERAYQGWQAEQLMINGASLADPARIDVRGTVTTGQDVHIDVNVIFEGQVELGDDVVIGPNCVLKDCKIGDGVVIKANTLIEDASVAAKCTLGPYARLRPGAVMEEDSHIGNFVEMKKSRLGKGSKANHLTYLGDAQIGEKVNIGAGTITCNYDGVNKSQTIIGDHAFIGSNSSLVAPVEIGATATVGAGSVVTTNVGDKQLAVARGKQRNLDGWQRPTKKS; this comes from the coding sequence ATGAATTTAACGACTGTAATTTTAGCTGCGGGTAAAGGTACACGCATGCGTTCTAAGTTGCCTAAGGTGCTGCATCCGGTTGCTGGCAAGCCGATGGTTCAACACGTCATTGATAATGCTAAGGCCTTAGGGGCCACCAGCACCAACCTAGTTTATGGCCATGGTGGCGAGTTGCTTAAACAACAACTCGGTCATAATGAGGTCAATTGGGTGCTACAAGAGCAGCAGCTAGGCACGGGCCATGCTGTGGCTGTAGCCAAAGAACATATTGGTGATGACGATAGAGTACTAATCTTATATGGCGACGTACCACTGACCAAGCAAGAAACCTTAGAAGGGTTATTAAAAGCTACTCCTGAGCGTGGCCTAGCGGTGCTTACCGTGGATTTGGCCGACCCTAATGGCTATGGGCGTATGCTGCGCGATAATGGCAAACTGGTGGGCATTGTCGAGCAAAAAGATGCCAATGAAGAGCAACTGAAAATTACCGAAATTAATACCGGTATCATGGCCTGTCATGGCGGGTTGTTGAAAAAGTGGTTGGGCAATCTATCGAACAGTAATGCTCAAGGCGAATACTACCTTACTGATATTGTCGCTATGGCCCATTCAGAAGGCGTTGAAATCAGTTCAAGCCAACCATCGCACCCTATGGAAGTAGAAGGCGCTAACAATCGCGTACAGCTCGCTCAGTTAGAGCGTGCCTATCAAGGTTGGCAAGCCGAACAGTTGATGATCAACGGTGCGAGTCTAGCCGACCCGGCCCGCATCGATGTACGTGGCACAGTGACCACAGGTCAGGATGTACACATTGATGTTAATGTCATCTTTGAAGGTCAGGTAGAACTCGGCGACGATGTTGTTATCGGCCCGAACTGCGTATTAAAAGACTGCAAAATTGGTGATGGTGTGGTGATCAAGGCTAATACCTTGATTGAAGATGCCAGTGTCGCTGCGAAGTGCACCTTAGGCCCATATGCGCGCCTACGCCCCGGGGCAGTTATGGAAGAAGACTCTCATATCGGCAATTTTGTGGAAATGAAAAAGTCCCGTCTAGGAAAGGGCTCAAAAGCAAACCACCTGACCTACTTGGGCGATGCACAGATAGGCGAAAAGGTGAATATAGGCGCCGGCACAATCACCTGTAATTACGATGGCGTTAATAAGTCGCAAACTATTATCGGCGATCATGCCTTTATTGGCTCTAACTCCTCGCTGGTGGCTCCGGTAGAAATTGGCGCCACTGCCACAGTGGGTGCCGGCTCAGTCGTGACCACTAATGTGGGCGATAAGCAGCTGGCGGTAGCGCGGGGCAAGCAACGTAATTTAGATGGCTGGCAACGACCTACAAAAAAGAGCTAA